From a region of the Leishmania major strain Friedlin complete genome, chromosome 32 genome:
- a CDS encoding putative ribosomal protein L27 — protein sequence MTKFLKPGKVVIVTAGRYAGHKAVIVQNSDVVTKERPYGRALLAGIKKYPKKVVRGMSKQTIARRSQVGVFLRVVNHKHFLPTRYNVDMSKELRGKINVSDASKRSRSKRLVRHVFQARYNAGSSMWFFQRLRF from the coding sequence ATGACGAAGTTCCTGAAGCCCGGTAAGGTGGTCATCGTGACGGCTGGCCGCTACGCCGGCCACAAGGCGGTGATCGTGCAGAACTCTGACGTCGTGACGAAGGAGCGCCCGTACGGCCGCGCACTGCTTGCTGGCATCAAGAAGTACCCGAAGAAGGTCGTGCGCGGGATGAGCAAGCAGACAATCGCGCGCCGCTCGCAGGTGGGCGTGTTCCTGCGCGTTGTGAACCACAAGCACTTCCTGCCCACCCGCTACAACGTGGACATGtcgaaggagctgcgcggcaAGATCAATGTGTCTGACGCGTCGAAGCGCTCGCGCTCGAAGAGGCTGGTGAGGCACGTGTTCCAGGCGCGCTACaacgccggcagcagcatgtGGTTCTTCCAGCGCCTGCGCTTCTAA
- the ACR2 gene encoding As/Sb Reductase: MHRSPFSCEGIAILARVLLCHLTAFFFFVVLTVLLFEHSDGRRALYFALRRLSASLGGGHDVLLTREAVCTLWLRVVRECVPFTGAASYATLLLYPLLGCVAMTNYTYIKPEELVELLDNPDSLVKAAVIDCRDSDRDCGFIVNSINMPTISCTEEMYEKLAKTLFEEKKELAVFHCAQSLVRAPKGANRFALAQKKLGYVLPAVYVLRGGWEAFYHMYGDVRPDLMYV, encoded by the coding sequence ATGCACAGGAGCCCTTTCTCATGCGAGGGGATTGCCATTTTGGCGCGCGTGCTTCTCTGCCACCTCActgccttcttttttttcgtggtTCTTACGGTGCTGCTTTTCGAACACAGCGACGGCCGTCGTGCCCTCTATTTTGCTTTGCGGCGACTTTCCGCGTCCCTCGGTGGCGGCCACGACGTGCTCCTGACAAGGGAAGCAGTCTGCACACTGTGGCTACGTGTTGTGCGTGAGTGCGTGCCATtcaccggcgccgcttcATACGCTACTCTTCTTCTGTATCCCTTACTTGGTTGCGTCGCAATGACGAACTACACGTACATAAAGCCGGAAGagctggtggagctgctcgacAATCCCGATTCACTCGTCAAAGCCGCGGTGATAGACTGCAGGGATAGCGATCGAGACTGCGGCTTCATCGTGAACTCGATCAATATGCCGACGATTAGCTGCACGGAAGAGATGTACGAGAAGCTGGCCAAGACGCTCTTcgaagagaagaaagagctCGCTGTCTTTCACTGCGCCCAGTCGCTCGTACGGGCCCCCAAGGGAGCCAACCGCTTCGCTCTGGCACAGAAGAAGCTCGGCTACGTGCTCCCTGCCGTGTACGTGCTGcgtggtgggtgggaggcGTTCTACCATATGTATGGCGACGTGCGGCCAGACCTCATGTACGTGTGA